A window of Agrobacterium tumefaciens contains these coding sequences:
- a CDS encoding haloacid dehalogenase type II, whose product MTLFRPKYVTFDCYGTLTNFDMAGAARRVYGERLSPQAMAAFVEAFRGYRLDEVLGAWKPFVEVVHNSIERSCKRLGIPFKPEDAQRIYDEVPTWGPHPDVPAGLSRVAKEIPLVILSNSMNNLIMSNVEKLGAPIHMVITAEEVGAYKPLMKGFEYMLDKLGCGPEDITHVSSSFRYDLMTAYDLGIKSKVWVNRGHEPANPFYEYTEIKDIGGLAAAVGL is encoded by the coding sequence ATGACCCTATTTCGACCGAAATACGTCACCTTCGATTGCTACGGCACTCTCACCAACTTCGATATGGCCGGCGCTGCACGGCGCGTCTACGGCGAGCGGCTCTCTCCGCAAGCGATGGCGGCCTTTGTCGAGGCTTTCAGAGGGTATCGACTGGATGAGGTACTAGGGGCATGGAAGCCCTTTGTCGAAGTGGTGCATAACTCGATCGAACGCAGCTGCAAACGTCTCGGCATTCCTTTCAAGCCCGAGGATGCGCAACGCATCTATGATGAAGTGCCGACATGGGGTCCGCACCCCGACGTTCCCGCCGGACTGTCCCGTGTTGCCAAGGAAATTCCGCTTGTCATCCTGTCGAACTCCATGAACAACCTGATCATGTCGAATGTCGAGAAGCTCGGCGCGCCCATCCATATGGTCATCACCGCCGAAGAGGTTGGGGCGTACAAGCCTTTGATGAAGGGCTTCGAATACATGCTCGACAAGCTTGGATGCGGGCCTGAAGACATCACGCATGTGTCTTCGTCATTCCGCTATGACCTGATGACCGCCTACGATCTCGGCATCAAGAGCAAGGTTTGGGTCAACCGCGGCCACGAGCCGGCTAATCCCTTCTACGAATATACCGAGATCAAAGATATCGGCGGACTGGCTGCCGCCGTGGGCCTGTAG
- a CDS encoding phosphotransferase, whose amino-acid sequence MPARGPELFETCHPVSAAEAEEIASRLYGVHGSMTRFETEKDDTFLLEGGDGERFVLKIAHPSERLDELEFQVALTRHLEEQAPDLPVPRAIRDLSGADLPIIVTKEGERRAVRLITFLPGTPLDRTTSTAPQRERIGEILAKLRQAMSGFSHPADGRTVAWDVTHLLDLSDLLRFLPPGDKRTWTVRALERFADVKPQLDLCRRQVLHNDFNTSNLVVDHDNPQFLTGVIDFGDAVRTAIAVDVSTALMNQMPKTFDYRDRHDLFDEPRDVLRGYLRHAELTDEELRLIPFLSMGRLAVRALLTCWRAEIFPENRRYILRNTEAGWAHLEWFHSISTEQISLLLKR is encoded by the coding sequence ATGCCGGCTCGCGGCCCGGAGCTTTTCGAAACCTGTCACCCGGTCTCGGCGGCGGAAGCCGAGGAAATTGCCAGCCGCCTCTACGGCGTACATGGCTCGATGACACGCTTCGAGACGGAAAAGGACGACACTTTCCTACTTGAAGGCGGGGACGGGGAAAGATTTGTCCTTAAAATTGCTCACCCCAGTGAGCGGCTGGATGAACTTGAATTCCAGGTCGCACTGACGCGTCATCTCGAAGAACAGGCTCCGGACCTGCCGGTCCCTCGTGCCATTCGCGACCTGAGCGGCGCGGATCTGCCCATTATCGTGACGAAGGAAGGAGAGCGGCGCGCGGTGCGCCTCATCACGTTTCTCCCGGGAACGCCCCTTGACCGGACAACGTCCACGGCCCCGCAGCGCGAACGGATTGGTGAAATCCTGGCGAAGCTTCGTCAAGCCATGTCCGGTTTCTCGCATCCCGCGGATGGTCGGACAGTGGCTTGGGACGTCACGCATCTTCTTGATCTTTCCGATCTCCTGAGGTTTCTCCCTCCTGGCGACAAACGAACCTGGACAGTCCGGGCCCTGGAACGTTTTGCCGACGTCAAACCGCAGCTCGACCTGTGCCGGCGACAGGTGCTTCACAACGATTTCAATACATCGAACCTAGTCGTTGATCATGACAATCCGCAGTTCCTGACCGGCGTCATCGACTTTGGCGACGCAGTTCGCACCGCCATCGCCGTGGACGTCTCAACGGCGTTGATGAACCAGATGCCGAAAACCTTCGACTATCGGGACCGGCATGACCTCTTTGACGAACCGCGCGACGTTCTCCGAGGCTATCTGCGCCACGCCGAACTGACGGATGAGGAATTACGGCTGATCCCGTTCCTGTCGATGGGACGCCTTGCGGTGCGCGCGCTGCTGACCTGCTGGCGCGCGGAGATTTTCCCCGAAAACAGGCGCTACATTCTGCGCAACACCGAAGCCGGTTGGGCGCACCTTGAGTGGTTCCACTCGATCTCCACCGAACAGATCTCTCTTCTTCTGAAACGATAG
- a CDS encoding aspartate aminotransferase family protein yields the protein MSDQATRLPKGFRGDMPNGFNPQDTSHLTSEERQHIARRQRLLGPAYRLFYRSPVEISRGRGVFLYDKHGVEYLDAYNNVVSLGHSHPRVVEAIQKQLELLCTHTRYMQEPLLDYAEALLGTFSGELGKTGCAMFTCTGSEANDLALRIARYHTRKTGVIVTAEAYHGNSGAVAAISPSLGKKSPLDPYLRTVPAPDSYRIPVAEIGRRMAEDVSRQIADLERHGGGLAAFIADSVFSSDGLYVNPTDVLAPVADVVRKAGGLFIADEVQSGFGRTGTHLWGHQRHKVDPDIVTLGKPMGNGYPVAGVVLRSELVAEFGSGMRYFNTFGGNSVAIAAASAVLETIRDEGLLDNAAKIGSEILDGLQDLQAKYEFVGDVRGAGLYFAVELVKDREKKTPDMDRALAAINALRDQRILISATGADAHILKIRPPLIFTSSNAARLLEGIDVALRSVQT from the coding sequence ATGTCCGATCAAGCAACTCGCCTCCCAAAGGGCTTCCGCGGTGACATGCCGAATGGCTTCAACCCTCAGGATACGTCTCATCTCACTAGTGAGGAACGGCAGCATATAGCCCGGCGTCAAAGACTTCTTGGACCCGCCTACCGCCTCTTCTACAGGTCGCCCGTCGAGATTTCCCGCGGGAGGGGTGTCTTTCTCTATGACAAGCATGGCGTCGAATATCTCGACGCCTACAACAATGTCGTGTCGCTGGGCCACTCTCACCCGCGCGTCGTCGAGGCAATCCAGAAGCAACTGGAACTGCTCTGCACCCACACGCGCTACATGCAAGAACCCCTGCTGGACTATGCGGAAGCCTTGCTTGGTACGTTCAGCGGTGAACTCGGCAAAACCGGATGCGCCATGTTCACCTGCACCGGCTCAGAAGCCAATGATCTTGCCTTGCGTATCGCACGCTATCACACCCGCAAGACCGGCGTGATCGTCACAGCAGAAGCCTATCACGGCAACAGCGGCGCGGTTGCTGCAATTTCTCCGTCTCTCGGCAAGAAGTCACCCTTGGACCCGTATCTTCGGACCGTTCCAGCGCCTGACTCCTACCGCATACCCGTCGCTGAAATAGGCCGGCGAATGGCAGAAGACGTCTCTCGGCAGATAGCCGATCTCGAGCGTCATGGGGGCGGATTGGCGGCCTTCATTGCCGACTCGGTTTTCTCCTCCGATGGTCTTTACGTCAATCCGACGGATGTATTGGCGCCGGTGGCCGACGTCGTACGCAAGGCGGGCGGCCTTTTCATTGCCGACGAGGTACAGTCAGGGTTCGGACGGACCGGCACGCATCTTTGGGGGCACCAGCGCCACAAGGTCGATCCGGATATCGTAACATTGGGCAAGCCCATGGGGAATGGCTATCCCGTTGCCGGTGTCGTCCTGCGGTCTGAACTCGTCGCGGAATTCGGATCGGGCATGCGCTACTTCAACACGTTTGGCGGCAACTCCGTCGCGATCGCCGCCGCAAGCGCTGTGTTGGAAACAATCCGCGACGAGGGTCTTCTGGACAACGCGGCCAAGATCGGGAGCGAAATCCTCGACGGGCTGCAGGACCTCCAGGCGAAATATGAATTTGTCGGAGATGTTCGCGGGGCTGGCCTCTACTTTGCGGTGGAACTCGTCAAGGATAGAGAGAAGAAGACACCCGATATGGACCGTGCGCTGGCAGCCATCAATGCATTGCGCGACCAGCGCATCCTCATTTCCGCCACGGGAGCAGACGCCCATATCCTTAAGATAAGACCCCCACTCATCTTCACGTCGTCGAATGCGGCGCGTCTTCTGGAGGGTATCGACGTGGCACTTCGGTCCGTGCAGACTTAG
- a CDS encoding GntR family transcriptional regulator, which translates to MRQRILTGSYRPGEFLRDVKMCEEHSTSRHTFRTAAQVLVTQGLLRQIPNRGFVVPEFGPDDIVDITRVRGAIEGEAIRLIVLTGVVPPLALEAIDVMRRSTLASDRSLLVAADRDFHRAIIAASGSARLKRTYSDLEGEIELLLGQRQDFYGTAEEMAEEHERLISSLRSRHYDTAREAFQEHWQDLQTKLLVNR; encoded by the coding sequence TTGCGACAGCGCATCCTGACGGGAAGCTATCGCCCGGGCGAATTCCTCCGTGACGTAAAGATGTGCGAGGAGCATTCAACCTCTCGGCACACATTCCGTACGGCAGCCCAGGTACTGGTGACGCAGGGCCTGCTCCGACAGATACCAAACCGGGGCTTCGTGGTTCCCGAGTTCGGCCCCGACGATATTGTCGATATCACCCGGGTGCGCGGTGCGATCGAGGGTGAGGCGATCCGATTGATTGTCCTAACCGGAGTTGTTCCCCCTCTCGCGCTGGAGGCAATCGATGTAATGCGCAGGTCGACACTCGCCTCCGACAGATCCCTGCTGGTTGCCGCGGACCGCGACTTCCATCGCGCGATCATTGCCGCCAGCGGTAGCGCTCGCCTGAAGCGAACCTATTCAGATCTCGAGGGGGAAATCGAGCTTCTCCTCGGACAGCGTCAGGATTTCTACGGAACCGCTGAGGAAATGGCGGAGGAGCACGAGCGCCTGATCAGCAGCCTTAGAAGCCGCCACTATGATACCGCGCGGGAAGCGTTTCAGGAGCACTGGCAAGATCTCCAGACGAAACTGCTCGTCAACCGTTAG
- a CDS encoding GNAT family N-acetyltransferase: MTNDHRVPFTDGSDIRLARLEARHLEGALKLSQEFSWPYRLEDWQFAAGLGEGLVLERASEVVGTALWWNYGAEHATAGMIIVTAKVQGMGQGSRLFNALLDAAQGRTILLNATAEGLPLYERRGFAPWGKIQQHQGVLKGAPNVEAESGIRPATKNDLDAILAFDERAIGMQRRHVVTALAAIGDTLVIARDENLLGYAIARKFGRGHVIGPVAANNADDAKYLICAHLAKIGRQFVRIDVYADDGLSPFLQSLGLFLVSEVASMVRGNLPRRMAPARMYAVANQSLS, from the coding sequence ATGACGAACGATCATCGTGTTCCTTTCACAGACGGGAGCGACATCCGGCTCGCCCGACTGGAAGCGAGGCATCTCGAAGGTGCGCTGAAACTGTCTCAGGAGTTTTCCTGGCCATACCGCCTGGAGGACTGGCAATTTGCCGCCGGTCTCGGTGAGGGGCTGGTGCTGGAGCGCGCTAGCGAGGTTGTCGGCACGGCGCTCTGGTGGAATTACGGGGCGGAACATGCGACGGCCGGCATGATTATCGTGACGGCCAAGGTTCAAGGCATGGGCCAAGGCTCACGGCTTTTCAACGCCCTTCTGGATGCAGCGCAGGGGCGAACCATACTTCTCAATGCGACAGCAGAAGGTTTGCCTCTTTACGAGCGAAGAGGTTTTGCGCCGTGGGGCAAGATCCAGCAACATCAAGGTGTGTTGAAGGGTGCGCCTAATGTCGAGGCTGAAAGCGGGATCCGTCCTGCAACTAAAAACGACCTCGATGCCATTCTTGCCTTCGATGAACGCGCAATCGGTATGCAGCGAAGGCACGTCGTCACAGCGCTTGCCGCAATCGGTGATACGCTGGTGATAGCGCGAGATGAAAACCTGCTTGGCTATGCCATTGCCCGCAAGTTTGGTCGCGGCCATGTCATTGGACCCGTCGCTGCCAACAACGCTGACGATGCGAAGTACCTTATCTGCGCGCATCTGGCCAAGATCGGCAGGCAGTTCGTGCGAATCGACGTCTACGCCGACGATGGGTTGAGCCCTTTTCTGCAAAGCCTCGGCCTGTTCCTCGTCAGTGAGGTCGCGTCGATGGTTCGAGGCAATTTACCGAGGCGTATGGCACCAGCTCGTATGTACGCTGTCGCAAACCAGTCATTGAGCTAG